One Tribolium castaneum strain GA2 chromosome 6, icTriCast1.1, whole genome shotgun sequence genomic window, ATCTCATTTTTGTGGTACATCATTAGGTATGATttgtgaataatattttgttgcgaTACTTTGATAGTTCATGTGTAGTAGGTTTTTACATCACAACTATGGGAATGTGTTGGGCTCCAGATTGCAAACACTATAGTACTCGCgataaatgccatttttttagttttcctaaGTCGGGAAAAGAACGAGCactatggaaaaaattgttgaggtaatttttaatagatgttttgatattaatttttaattgcttgtttcattgttaaatgtagaaGAGATGTAGAACCCGGACCAGGAGCCTACGTTTGCAGCTGCCATTTTCGGGATGGAAGAAAGGAAAATGgtcctgaattatttttgcacaatatcgcaaaaagagcctattttcaagtggaatctccagaaaaaaaaaagatgaaaaaacaagGACTCCCTTCTTGTTCTAGTTCCGCTGAATcattaaggtaaaaagtgaatcctagttttaaattgatttacaatttgatCATTTGAATAGTGTTGATATACCGGAAGAAACAGTACCATCGACAATGAATTTAGAGGAAGTGCCATCGACGTCTACAGCCGTAGTTGCAGCACCAGCAGATATAATTCAAGATGCTCCGTTAGAATCTATGGGTGTGCAAGCACCCTTGGTGTCACATGCGGCTCTTGAAGCAGAAatgtattttctcaaaaaggaaaatgctgaacttaaagcaaaaatacaatatctgACAGTACGATTTTGCTATGAAAATGTTCAAGGAAATGACAAACTCATTGTTTTATATACCGGTCTTCCCAATAGCCAGATTTTCGAAGCATTGTTTCACTTAATCGAAAAGTTGgacataaaatattaccacAAATGGACAGTCCAAAAGTTAACTAGAATTGACCAACTCTTTTTAACCCTAGTAAAATTACGACTCAATTTCCCTCAACTTGATTTGGCGCAACGCTTTGGGGTTGCCCAAAGCACAGtttctaatattattttaacatttgtccatgtaatatatgaaattttatataaacagtTTATGACGACAATGCCTTCgcgcgaaaaaaataaatcttgcttgccaacatgttttagcaattttactaattgtagAGCAGTTCTAGATTGTACCGAAATTTTCACTGTGGTATCACGTAAGTCTATGTcaacacagaaattaacaTATAGTACTTACAAACATCATAATACTTTCAAAGGGCTAATTGGAGTTGCACCCAATGGTGTCATCACATTT contains:
- the LOC135266480 gene encoding uncharacterized protein LOC135266480 — protein: MWPFKTEGKMVCHTNDIGFLLNDEFMGCNRRNPNKRVVFCPPPPSRGMNSRYTRVEGSGTYMVESSTGCEFCASFVSVFCYRVFSDRSPYLRVLEFLKFCFSKTLSHFCGTSLVGFYITTMGMCWAPDCKHYSTRDKCHFFSFPKSGKERALWKKLLRRDVEPGPGAYVCSCHFRDGRKENGPELFLHNIAKRAYFQVESPEKKKMKKQGLPSCSSSAESLSVDIPEETVPSTMNLEEVPSTSTAVVAAPADIIQDAPLESMGVQAPLVSHAALEAEMYFLKKENAELKAKIQYLTVRFCYENVQGNDKLIVLYTGLPNSQIFEALFHLIEKLDIKYYHKWTVQKLTRIDQLFLTLVKLRLNFPQLDLAQRFGVAQSTVSNIILTFVHVIYEILYKQFMTTMPSREKNKSCLPTCFSNFTNCRAVLDCTEIFTVVSRLIGVAPNGVITFVSDLYVGSTSDQKVVLNCGIIDMLKTGDMILADKGFLIQNILPPGVTLNIPPFLSNVQFTPEQVKCTENIARARIHVERAIRRLKCYHILNFLPESLCHYGDIVFKATAALTNLQFPLIKEVAELFQDCDD